A genomic window from Cricetulus griseus strain 17A/GY chromosome 4, alternate assembly CriGri-PICRH-1.0, whole genome shotgun sequence includes:
- the Mcm4 gene encoding DNA replication licensing factor MCM4 → MSSPASTPSRRSSRRGRATPTQTLRSEESRSSPSRRRRGEDSSTGELQPMPTSPGVDLQSPAAQNALFSSPPQMHSSAIPLDFDVSSPLTYGTPSSRVEGTPRSGVRGTPVRQRPDLGSARKGLQVDLQSDGTAAEDIAASEQSLGQKLVIWGTDVNVATCKENFQRFLQCFTDPLAKEEENVGIDITQPLYMQRLGEINITGEPFLNVNCEHIKAFGKNLYKQLISYPQEVIPTFDMAVNEIFFERYPDSILEHQIQVRPFNALKTKSMRNLNPEDIDQLITISGMVIRTSQLIPEMQEAFFQCQVCAHTTRVEMDRGRIAEPCTCAHCHTTHSMALIHNRSLFSDKQMIKLQESPEDMPAGQTPHTVVLFAHNDLVDKVQPGDRVNVTGIYRAVPIRVNPRVSNVKSVYKTHIDVIHYRKTDAKRLHGLDEEAEQKLFSENRVKLLKELSRKPDIYERLASALAPSIYEHEDIKKGILLQLFGGTRKDFSHTGRGKFRAEINILLCGDPGTSKSQLLQYVYNLVPRGQYTSGKGSSAVGLTAYVMKDPETRQLVLQTGALVLSDNGICCIDEFDKMNESTRSVLHEVMEQQTLSIAKAGIICQLNARTSVLAAANPIESQWNPKKTTIENIQLPHTLLSRFDLIFLMLDPQDEAYDRRLAHHLVSLYYQSEEQVEEEFLDMAVLKDYIAYAHSTITPRLSEEASQALIEAYVNMRKIGSSRGMVSAYPRQLESLIRLAEAHAKVRFSDKVEAIDVEEAKRLHREALKQSATDPRTGIVDISILTTGMSATSRKRKEELAEALRKLILSKGKTPALKYQQLFEDIRGQSDTAITKDMFEEALRALADDDFLTVTGKTVRLL, encoded by the exons ATGTCGTCCCCGGCCTCTACCCCGAGCCGCCGCAGCAGCCGACGCGGACGAGCCACCCCAACCCAGACGC TAAGAAGTGAGGAGAGCAGGTCGTCTCCCAGTCGGAGACGTAGAGGCGAGGATTCTTCCACCGGAGAGTTGCAGCCAATGCCCACCTCACCAGGCGTGGACCTGCAGAGCCCAGCTGCACAGAATGCCTTGTTTTCCAGCCCTCCTCAGATGCATTCTTCAG CTATTCCTTTGGACTTTGATGTTAGTTCGCCATTGACATATGGCACTCCCAGCTCTCGAGTGGAAGGAACCCCAAGAAGTGGGGTGAGAGGCACACCAGTGAGGCAGAGGCCAGACCTGGGCTCAGCACGGAAGGGCCTGCAGGTGGATCTGCAGTCTGATGGA ACAGCAGCAGAAGACATAGCAGCAAGTGAACAGTCACTGGGCCAAAAACTTGTGATTTGGGGAACAGATGTGAATGTGGCCACATGCAAAGAAAATTTTCAG AGATTCCTTCAATGTTTTACTGACCCTCTggccaaagaagaagaaaatgttggCATAGATATTACTCAACCTTTGTACATGCAACGACTTGGAGAG ATTAATATTACAGgggagccatttttaaatgtgaacTGTGAACACATAAAAGCATTTGGCAAAAATTTGTATAAACAACTCATCTCCTATCCACAG GAGGTTATACCAACCTTTGACATGGCTGTCAATGAGATCTTCTTTGAACGTTATCCTGACTCCATCTTAGAACATCAGATTCAAGTAAGACCTTTTAATGCATTGAAGACAAAGAGTATGAGAAACCTGAATCCAGAAG ACATCGATCAGCTCATCACCATCAGTGGCATGGTCATCAGGACATCACAGCTGATTCCTGAGATGCAGGAGGCCTTCTTCCAATGCCAAGTGTGTGCCCATACCACCCGGGTGGAAATGGACCGAGGCCGCATTGCTGAGCCCTGCACTTGTGCACATTGCCACACCACCCATAGCATGGCACTGATCCACAACCGATCCCTGTTTTCTGATAAGCAGATG ATCAAACTTCAAGAGTCTCCTGAAGACATGCCTGCTGGGCAGACACCTCACACTGTTGTTCTTTTTGCCCACAATGATCTTGTAGACAAAGTTCAGCCAGGGGATAGAGTGAATGTCACAG GCATATATCGAGCAGTACCTATTCGAGTCAATCCAAGAGTGAGCAATGTGAAGTCTGTCTATAAAACCCACATTGATGTCATCCATTATCGGAAAACCGATGCAAAACGCCTACATGGCCTTGATGAAGAAGCAGAACAGAAACTTTTTTCAGAGAACCGTGTAAAATTGCTTAAGGAACTTTCCAGGAAACCAGACATTTATGAGCGACTTGCTTCAGCCTTGGCTCCCAGCATTTACGAACATGAAGATATAAAGAAG GGAATCTTGCTTCAGCTCTTTGGTGGAACAAGGAAGGATTTCAGTCACACAGGAAGGGGCAAATTCCGTGCTGAGATCAACATCCTTCTGTGTGGTGACCCTGGTACCAGCAAGTCCCAGCTGCTTCAGTATGTATACAACCTGGTCCCCAGGGGCCAATACACATCTGGAAAAGGCTCCAGTGCAGTTGGCCTCACAGCCTACGTGATGAAAGACCCTGAGACCAGGCAGCTAGTCCTACAGACAGGTGCCCTTGTCTTGAGCGACAATGGCATATGTTGCATTGATGAGTTTGACAAAATGAATGAAAGTACAAGATCTGTACTGCATGAAGTCATGGAACAACAGACTCTGTCCATTGCAAAG GCTGGAATCATCTGTCAGCTTAATGCCCGCACATCTGTCCTGGCAGCAGCAAATCCTATTGAGTCTCAGTGGAATCCTAAGAAAACAACCATTGAAAATATCCAACTACCACATACATTGTTGTCAAG GTTTGATCTTATTTTCCTCATGCTGGACCCTCAGGATGAGGCATATGACCGGCGTCTGGCTCATCACCTGGTTTCACTGTACTACCAAAGTGAGGAGCAAGTAGAGGAGGAGTTCCTGGACATGGCAGTGCTGAAGGACTACATAGCATATGCACATAGTACCATCACGCCCCGACTGAGTGAGGAGGCCAGCCAGGCTCTCATTGAG GCCTATGTGAACATGAGGAAGATTGGTAGTAGCCGGGGAATGGTTTCTGCTTACCCCCGACAGTTAGAGTCATTAATTCGATTAGCAGAAGCCCATGCTAAAGTAAGATTTTCAGACAAAGTTGAAGCAATTGATGTGGAAGAGGCAAAACGCCTTCACCGGGAGGCTCTAAAGCAGTCTGCTACTGACCCTCGCACTGGCATTGTGGATATATCTATTCTTACTACAG GGATGAGTGCCACTTCTcgtaaaagaaaagaagaattagCAGAAGCATTGAGGAAACTTATTTTATCTAAGGGTAAAACACCAGCTTTAAAGTACCAACAACTATTTGAGGATATTCGGGGACAGTCTGACACA GCAATTACCAAAGATATGTTTGAAGAAGCCCTGCGTGCATTGGCAGATGATGACTTCTTAACGGTGACTGGGAAAACTGTACGCTTGCTCTGA